A window from Dehalococcoidia bacterium encodes these proteins:
- a CDS encoding type II toxin-antitoxin system VapC family toxin gives MPDYLVLDTDVASALQAQRLPADMRQHVVSKTLCITFVTVGEFFKGAYKASWGQRRFERLEGWLRNVVVLPYDADAARAWGRLVAEMEKRGRAISANDGWIAACCLSRGLPLMTLNRRHFQEIPGLTLVP, from the coding sequence GTGCCTGACTATCTCGTGTTGGATACGGATGTCGCGTCAGCACTTCAGGCTCAGCGGCTTCCGGCGGACATGCGTCAGCACGTGGTCTCGAAGACGCTCTGCATCACGTTCGTGACGGTCGGCGAGTTCTTCAAGGGTGCCTACAAGGCGAGCTGGGGTCAGCGCAGGTTCGAGAGACTGGAAGGGTGGCTCCGTAACGTGGTCGTCCTCCCCTACGACGCCGATGCGGCGCGGGCGTGGGGACGGCTGGTCGCCGAGATGGAAAAGCGCGGACGCGCCATTTCCGCGAACGACGGCTGGATCGCGGCCTGCTGCCTGAGTCGTGGTCTCCCGCTGATGACTCTGAACCGCAGGCATTTTCAGGAGATTCCCGGCCTGACGCTCGTGCCGTGA